From Raphanus sativus cultivar WK10039 unplaced genomic scaffold, ASM80110v3 Scaffold0167, whole genome shotgun sequence, a single genomic window includes:
- the LOC130501337 gene encoding UPF0496 protein At5g66660-like, with protein sequence MPPVGFFAELLLKYSGCVSSKRSGTSTSPFKPFLTDKLPNYAENYVNSYVSACQDDPELKSFDSSLHLQTSNLIRSKEDVLKNEELKSLVDLYYEELKTLNLFNTVDKCVKKAEITLLNIRVAIKKFEKESMDMDLGGNKNYADTLKELNKVKAMGDPFGDEFMQQF encoded by the exons ATGCCGCCTGTTGGATTTTTCGCTGAACTACTGTTGAAATACTCAGGATGCGTGAGTTCTAAGAGGAGTGGAACTAGCACTTCACCTTTTAAGCCTTTCCTAACTGACAAGCTCCCAAACTACGCAGAAAACTACGTGAACTCTTACGTATCCGCTTGCCAAGACGACCCAGAGCTGAAATCCTTTGATTCTTCGCTTCACCTACAAACCAGCAATCTGATCCGCTC CAAAGAAGATGTGTTGAAGAACGAAGAACTAAAGTCTTTGGTTGATCTCTATTACGAAGAACTAAAGACTTTAAATCTCTTTAATACGGTGGATAAGTGCGTCAAGAAAGCAGAAATAACCCTGCTGAACATTAGAGTCGCGATTAAGAAGTTTGAAAAAGAGTCGATGGACATGGATCTTGGAGGAAACAAGAACTACGCGGATACGTTAAAGGAGCTGAATAAGGTTAAAGCTATGGGAGATCCTTTTGGTGACGAGTTCATGCAACAGTTCTAA